Within the Dialister hominis genome, the region GAATAAGAGCGCCCGCCATAGACCTCCGCCACGCCGGAGCCGCCGCTGATGGCCACTTCGTTATTCGTGACATCAGCACTCCCCGCGCTTGCAAACCCCAGAGACGTCTCTGTATAAGCGCCGTACACCGTATTCTCGTTTACATTTCCTCCGGTCACATTGACTTTATTTCCGGAAATAAGGCTTCCTGCCCGGGTATAGCCGCCCATGATCTCGCCATGAATATCCGCATCATCCTCGATGTTTACGATATTCCCGGAAGCGTTTCCATCAATCGTATAGCCGCCATAGACCGCGTTGCTCTTACCGGTCACGGCCGCGCTGCCTTTGATCGTCACGACGTTGTCATTGGCATTTCCTTCCCCTGTCTCACCGCCGAAAACACTATAGACCGTGCCCCCGCTCATGGTGACCTGATTGGACAAAACATCACCGGTACCGTCGCCAACTCCATTGATCCCGACAGCGACCCCGCCTTCTACAGTGCCTTCGACCGTGCCGCTTTCTATATACACCGTATTATGCACGGCTGCGCCGCCGCCTTCCGACTCAGCCACACCGCCGCTCACAATGTCCGACGGTCCTAAAAGACCGTCTTCATCCAGCCGGATCGTCAGCGTATTCCACTCGGCATTCCCCCAGCGCGACCAGCCCCCTGCAGACGCCTTCAACACCTTCGCCGGGCCGGAAAGAGTCAGCGCATTTTGAAGCGCACTCGCCCCTTCCTCTATCGTATAGCCCCCATACGCATTCGCCTGCGTGCCAGAAGAAACTGTCACCGACAGATTCTTCACATCTGCAGCAAAAACAGGCGCCATCGCCCCGCCGAGCAGCAATGCCGCCATAATCGATAACCGTAATAAAGCATCCCGTCTCCCCATGATGATCCCCACCCCTTGAAGACAAATAAACACTTTCTTACTATTCCCTATCTAAAATATAACATGGAAGATGGTCGATTTAAATTATCCGAAAGTATACTTTTAGGCAGATTTTATGGGAGTTTACGACAATTTTGGGAGACTTTGTGCAGGATACTTTTGAATCAGGAAATCCGAAAAAACAGTGCTTTCCAATTGCACCTTCACAACCGCAGCCGAGGGCGAGATGGAAAGAAGAAAACCGGGGAAAGTGGCGCGCATGCGCCGAAAACATCATCTCCTCGAGCGCAGCAAGGTTGTCCTGTCTTCACTCTTCCACTTACCCATCTGCCCCCAACCGCCATAAAATTTTCCTTTTATTTCATAGAATAATTTACATCTTTTTATGGCTTATTTCCTTTTGATACAAGGGAATCTCATTTATAATAAAGATAGGATAAAGTGTTTTATACTTTCTTTATATATCCGGCTGGTTTTAGCGTGCGCTGCTTTTGCGCACTGGTCATAGAAAGAAGGCGAGTAAAATGGACGCGGTCTGGAATTTCTTTGGCGACTGGAACGTGGATTTCTGCCTTGCCTCGATTCCGATCCTCCTTCTCTTCCTTCATTTCTATATGAAGAACCGCGAAATCCCGCTGAAAGATACCCTCTATTTCAGGGACACGATGGTCATGACCCTTGTCACCATCCTCTTTGGCATCGTGGGAGCTGCCGTCTGCGCGCACTGGAAGCAGGTGCCCTACTGGCTGATCTACCTTTTGAACGTCCTTTACTACATAGGCTCTCTCCTGACCGCTTTCTGCGCCTTCCGCTACACAATGGAAACGCCCCACATGGCTGACCGGATCGACAAGAAATGGTTCACGCTCTCCGCCATCCCCGTCGCGGTGATGGCCATCGTCGTCATCACTACACCATGGCATGCGTGCTTCTTCACCATCGACCCTGACCTCGGCGTCCTCCAGGGACCCCTCTATGTGCCTTTCTATGGATTCCTTCTCTTCTACCTCGTCTTCTGCTTCATCGCAGCGGCTACATCGGAAAACAAGGAAAACAAAGAACAGATCGACGGCCTCCTCCTCTCCGGCGCCCTGATTGCCGCCGGCACCATCCTCGAAGCCATCGACTGGCAGACCCTTTTCCTGCCCTTCTTCATCACACTCGGCGTTTCCTGTATTTACATCACCGTCAGGAACCCGGACCTCTTCAAGGACAAGAAAACCGGCCTCCTCTCCAGTGCTGCCTTCAATCTCCTCATGAAAGAGCCGCTGAAACACCATCAGGCCTGCGGCTTCGGATTTGCCATCCGCAGCTACAACCAGTGCCGCGTCTCCTACGGAAGCGCCGTCGTCGACCGCAACCTTTCCCATTTCGGCGAATACATCAGGAACGAATTTCCGAAGAAATACTGCTTCTATCTCCATGACGGCCATTTCCTCATCGTTTCCCCGGGCTTCATGGACATTCATGCGGCCATTGCCAAAATCCATCAGCAATTCAAGGACCCATGGATCAGGGAAGGCGAATCCGCCTCCTTTGACATCGGCTGCTGCTACATCGACAACCGCCTCAACTACTCCAGCCTTGCCGAACTCCGCGAATCTCTGGAGCTTGCCTTCAACGACATCGACACCCTCGAGCACAAGGACATCGTCGTCGACGAGAAATACAAACAGCGCGCCGAGCGCCAGACCCACATCCGCAAAATCCTCCGCAAAGCCATCGAAACCGACTCCATCGAAATCTTCCTTCAGCCGCTCATGGATGCCAAGACAGAAGAACTCACCGGTGCAGAAGCCCTCGCGCGCCTCCGTGACGACGACGGCACTATCATACCGCCGGGTGATTTTATCGAGCTCTCCAACTCCCTCGGCGTCATCAACGCCCTCGACGATCAGGTCTTTGATAAGACCTGCCAGTTCATCAGCGCAGGCGGCCTTACCCGCTGCAACATGAACTGAATCCACGTCAACCTCGCTCCCACCCAATGTCTGAACCTCGACCTTGCCGGCCACCTGAACGAAATCCGCCGCAGATACTTCATCCCCTTCTTCACCATCCGCCTCGAACTCATCGAAGACGGAGCGCTCAACCCGAACGGGAAAAAGCAGATCAACCTCCTCAAGGAAATGGGCTTCGACATCGTCCTCGACGACTACGGCACCGGCTACTCCAACGCCAGCCGCATGAAAGACCTCCCCTTCAGCGAGATCAAGATCGACATCTCCCTCGTCAAAGACTACTGCAGCCATCCCGACCCCTACCTTCCGAACCTCGTCTCCACCATGCATGCCCTGGGCCTCATGATCACCGCCGAAGGCATAGAAACAAAAGAAATGGCCGACAAGATGAAAGCCCTCGGCGTCGACCACCTTCAGGGCTACTACTACTCCAAGCCCCTCAGCATCCCCGACTTCCTCCAGAAATACAGCAAATAGCCCCCTCCAAGGACATGACTTCTTCCCTATCTTATGGGTCATGTCCTTTTTTATTGGGGGAAATTGGAAAAATGGAAAGCATTTAAAACCGGAAAACCAGACTAACGTCTGTCCGAAATGCAACTCATCCGCCCGACATCAGAATTTGAGGTCGGGCACCTTCCCTTCCAGGGCAAGGTCAAATGCAAAACCATACAACCTCGCTATCGCTCAAGAACTGCACTCCCTTCACCAGCGTCAGTATAAGGATAGGCTGGATCCACCCCGATGGGCAGTTTTTTCGATTTTGATGGATATCATCGAACGAGCACTTTATAGTTTATATTATAGTGAACTCATTTAAATCGCCATTGATAGTAGCCGCGCTCGCCGGTACGGAAGGTTTTGACCTGCCCCAGCGGGGAAGGCGTCTGGCTTATCTTTTAACTGTTGCCAGAGAAAGGGGTGCAGTATTCATTGGTTTTTAAAATATGAAAAGGTTCTGCGAGCGTCAGCTCGGTCGTATGGTGTTTTGCGAAGCTGGCTTGTTTTCCAATTTCGTTCTGTTTTCCCCTCGAGCAACCCCGTCTCCTCCCCTCCCCATTTCCTCATGTTAAGCGCGGCGAAGTTGAGGGGGAATCAATCTCTTTTAATGCAAGATTTCCTCATATATCATCGACTCGTTTTCTTGAAGCGCGATTTCCTTCGATGAAAACGAGTCTTTTCTTTTTATCTTCAGGCTGTCTCGTCTTTCTCGGGCAGGCTTTTCCCTTTTCCCTTTGATTGGCAGTCTCCATGTCCTTGCATTTTCTTCACTGTATTTGCAAATGCTTATAATCTATAATAGGTATAGAATACGTATTTTATATAATTTTGATATAACTCCTTCATAGGTTCCGCCTTACAAGCTCTTGTTTTGAAAGAAGGTGAAGGACATGGATGCCATCTGGAAATTCTTCGGCGAGTGGGATGTCGATTTCTGCCTTGCCTCGCTGCCAGTGCTTCTTCTGTTCCTGCACTTCTATACAAGAAAGCTTCAGGTTCCTCTGAAGGATATTATTTGGCTCTTCACGGAGATTTGGGGGATGAATAATTTTTAGGTAAAGAATGGAATTGGATAAGGGTAAAGAAATAATCCATGTTTCGGTACCCATATCCGATTCTTTTTAGTACCTTGATCTTATTATTGAATCCTTCAAGCTTCCCCGTATTGATAGGATACAGGGCATGAGCAGCCAGTCCCTTGATTCGCTTCTGCTTTTGCCGGGCAAACTTTACCAGGGCAGGAATCCCGCTCTCCAGTCCAGCCTGAATCCATTTTGTCCATCCGGCGAGAGCTTCTTCATAGTCAGTCAATGTGAACAGACGAGTCATCTCCTTCTTCATGGCATAACAAATCGCCAAATCCCTATGCTCGCTCAGGATATCCAACAGATGAGTTTTCTGCCTTTCATTCAGGTGGTCGTCCTTCTTTAACAGTATCCATCGGGATTTCTTTAATTCGGTATAAAGCTTCCTTTCTTCATGGCTCTTTTCCCTGGCCATCTTCTGGAGCTCTGGATTATTAGTTTCTTTCGTATATTCCTTTAATGCTTCTGCTTCCTGCCTATGCTTTTGTGCTTCCTCCAGGCGCACGGCTCCCATAACATCACGCCCAAACTGTGCCTGCATATGGTACCGGTCATAAACGATGGGGACCTTCGGACAATATTTCTGGAACAGCCTGTTAAAGGATGCGTTCATATCCATGGCCACCGCTTTTAGCCTGGAAAGAAGCGAAAGGTCAATGCTCTTAAAGAAGTGCTCAAAATCTGCCATGGAGCGACCCAGGCCGGCCCACAAGATGAATCCCGTTTCCAAATCCATAACGCAGGTGGCATAGCGATGGCCCTTATGGATAGCGAACTCATCTACGGCCAAATACCGTGGGCGATAGTTACTTTTCTTCAGGCAGGTTTCAAAGGCAGCCAACGCCTTATCCATGATATGCTTTTGTATTTTCTGTATGGTACTCCAATGTACAGAGAGCATGGCCGAAATGGCAGAAATGGATGTATGACACTTAAGCAGATGGATAATCCACAAGGCCATATCCCAAGTAACGCGTGTGAAAGGGCATTGGCAGGGGATATCTTCCGTTATGGTCTCCCCGCAGGATGTGCAGCGGAATCTGTGCCCCGAGAACTCTATATACTTCTTTTGCTTAGGAAGATCTGGAAAATCCTTGATGAGTACAGAAAAAGCCCCATAACTATACATACGGGAGTGACAGTGCGGACAGGAAAAATCTCTGGCAGTCCGTAGACTGGTAACTCGGGTATGGCAATGAGGATTTGGATGGTTAGTGATATTTTCTGTGCGATAATATTGACAATTAAAAGTGATTTCATTATGGTAATAAAAGAGCATTATTCGACCTCCGTGCGTAGTTTTAGGCAACTTACATTTTGGAGTAGATAATGCTCTTTTTCAATGCCAATTTTATATGTTATTATTTTTATCCCACAAGAAAGCGTGAAGAACCATAAATTTTATATTGGGTAAGTATACTTCCTGAAATACTGACGGTATTATTCGATGCGTCGCCTGACTCTTTATCGGGTATACTTCCGCCTGCAATAACGGATCCTGATGAAGAAGCATTACCTGACGCATTCGTCACATTCAGCGTATTCCCGCTGGTCGTCCCCGTGTCGCTGTTACCGGTAATTTTCGTATCCGTAATTGACCCCGTCAGCGTCAAAGCCTCAGCCTCTGCCGTCATGGCAGAAAATCCCATTAAGCTGGATACGACCAGAGCTGTCAAAATCTTGTACTCCCTTTTCATGATTGGCCATCCTCACCCTGAAGATGCAGCCCTGGGCATGCATCTAAAAAAAGAAACAAGTGCCTTCCTGCAAGGAATCCTCAGACCTTCCCAAGGCGCCAGATTCCTTCCCCCGAGCAGCCTTCCCAAGGCAGCTCATACACAATCAACAGGGCCAACAGGCACTTTCTTACTTTTAATCATAATTCTATGATAAAAAAATATCTATCTGTCAGAATTATAGAGAACTCCGTACGATAGATATGAACTATTTCTATAACGAATTATTTAAATGTAGATAGGCATTAACGGCATTCGATACCATCGAAAGAAAACCCCCACGCCCGCCAGAATGTCCCAAAACAGTACCATAAAATCTTTAGATACTGAACATACCCTCCATAAAAAAGCGGTAAGCTGTATAACCCTAAGGAAATGAGAGTATACTGCGGAAAATGACAGGAAAAATGCGGTAACACTCGAAGAACCTCGCTGACGCTCGCAGAACTGCACCTCCTCAGTCGACTCCGTCGCCAGCTCCCCCGTGGGGAAGCCTTTATGGTACGGTGCTTGCCGCCATTATCATTCTCAAAAGTCCCCGCTCAGGAATCCCGAGCATCGCGAGTTCTGCGGGATTCGGTGATGAATAAGGAATATGGTAAACTACATATAGGTATTCTAGGCGAAAAGGAGAAATTGTTATGAAGAAGATCCTGACTGGCGTAATCGGCTGCGTTTTCCTTTTTATCATTTTCTCTTTTTTGTTTCCAATGTCGACTGTGAAGTCGACGGTCAATTTATACTGGATCCTCAACCATAGGCCTTTCGTCACTTACGTCGACTGCGAAAGGGTACTGAACCGAGCAGCTTCGAAGGACACCGTTTATGCCGACGTTAGCCGGTACATGGATGAAGGAACGTACAACAATTTATCGGTAAAGACAAAGTCTTTTTACCACGATGGCCAGCCCTGGGATGACACAGTGCACGTGATCCAGCAGCAGAAGGAAAAGGATGCCGACGCCAGTTAGCCGTACTGGCCGAAGGAGATTCATGGAAAGTGATCAAGTACATCGAACCAATAGACAGCACCTGGTACGCCCCGACCTATTTCGAACACGTCTATTCCGCAATCCTCCCGGACGTGAAGAAGTGAATGAACCTTCGAGAGCGCCGCTAACACTCACCTTCCCAATAAGGAAAAAGGGCTGCAGACCGGTCTTGACCTTGCCCTGGAAGGGAAGTCAAGTTTAATACCATACAACCTCGCTGACGCTCGATAACTGCACCTCCTCAGTCGAC harbors:
- a CDS encoding ISL3 family transposase, translated to MYSYGAFSVLIKDFPDLPKQKKYIEFSGHRFRCTSCGETITEDIPCQCPFTRVTWDMALWIIHLLKCHTSISAISAMLSVHWSTIQKIQKHIMDKALAAFETCLKKSNYRPRYLAVDEFAIHKGHRYATCVMDLETGFILWAGLGRSMADFEHFFKSIDLSLLSRLKAVAMDMNASFNRLFQKYCPKVPIVYDRYHMQAQFGRDVMGAVRLEEAQKHRQEAEALKEYTKETNNPELQKMAREKSHEERKLYTELKKSRWILLKKDDHLNERQKTHLLDILSEHRDLAICYAMKKEMTRLFTLTDYEEALAGWTKWIQAGLESGIPALVKFARQKQKRIKGLAAHALYPINTGKLEGFNNKIKVLKRIGYGYRNMDYFFTLIQFHSLPKNYSSPKSP